A stretch of Sulfurimonas xiamenensis DNA encodes these proteins:
- a CDS encoding acyl-CoA dehydratase activase → MHYFAGIDIGSTAIKIAIVDENKKLAGHKISASGSMFYKYAKQALKELLNELGIDEKDLVYTVATGYGRKLFKEADENISEITANAMGAMAAAEGKCDIKTIINIGGQDSKAISLDDQGNVVNFAMNDRCAAGTGKFLDVVAMNLEIEVDELGEYHFRSKGTPLSINSTCAVFAESEIIGLLGNNNSVEDIVAGVHYSIAKRIIKLVKRVGIKEGIYFDGGPALNSGLVSAIENELGKEIFIPEFPQITTSLGAAILAHESYGYENK, encoded by the coding sequence GTGCACTATTTTGCTGGAATCGACATAGGCTCAACAGCGATTAAAATTGCGATTGTGGATGAGAATAAAAAACTTGCAGGACACAAAATAAGCGCAAGCGGAAGTATGTTTTACAAATATGCGAAACAAGCACTTAAAGAGCTGCTAAACGAGCTTGGAATTGATGAAAAAGATCTGGTATATACCGTTGCAACCGGTTATGGAAGAAAACTCTTTAAAGAGGCTGATGAAAACATAAGCGAAATTACTGCAAATGCAATGGGTGCAATGGCAGCAGCAGAGGGAAAGTGCGATATCAAAACCATTATAAACATAGGCGGTCAGGATTCCAAAGCTATCTCTTTGGATGACCAAGGCAATGTGGTAAATTTTGCAATGAATGACAGATGTGCGGCAGGAACTGGAAAATTTCTGGATGTTGTAGCTATGAATCTAGAGATAGAAGTTGATGAACTCGGAGAATATCATTTCAGATCAAAAGGCACGCCGCTATCAATCAACAGCACATGTGCAGTCTTTGCAGAATCAGAGATAATAGGACTCTTGGGCAACAACAACAGCGTTGAAGATATTGTTGCAGGTGTTCACTACTCCATCGCAAAAAGAATTATAAAACTTGTTAAAAGAGTCGGCATAAAAGAGGGAATCTACTTTGACGGCGGTCCTGCACTAAATAGCGGTTTGGTAAGTGCAATTGAAAATGAGTTGGGCAAAGAGATATTTATCCCTGAATTTCCGCAGATAACCACCTCCTTGGGTGCTGCAATACTGGCACATGAATCTTATGGATATGAAAATAAATAA
- a CDS encoding TonB-dependent receptor: MKKRVYLSAICALAINASALDIGTIQVESSTIEDKFATKKTEVSTTTTISGEEVDEAHAESVQQLLQSIPGVTTEYTSGDSLKIHLRGVENQMYMGEKPGVAIVIDGVPVFERTGKVNIDLDNVESIKVIKGGASYLFGDDALSGAVIITTKKGAKYNHNYGAVEFGSYGYRKYLARTGYANDNLSFHIQASQKKSDGYWEDSDYESNYLNGKLQYYIDDTSDLSFGFEYADRTKDTHGTVGGETAARTNPESIYYEDDQGSRDYTRDYDVELLKLFLTYSKDFSNNSNLLVNGYIYTDDTTYMSAPQTRDSDGLTDPSFDDEDYTYDNDYAQIQRGIKSEYRSSFDTFATLLGLDLRFNEYENKSIYRVNQALITSYRPFTAISDYYTAGDAKSDDTTDENVYAVYGEYKQEITKDLSATANLRYDLIKLDYEDHMDNKYKEDFKVYSYRLGMNYKINDNLDIYANYSTGFRAPTVTQLYAGSTSAWGYTENNPDLDPEKSHNYEIGLRARAKGIAYEAALFQIDRKDFIMKSSGNYGDSTRTYTDMWDNIGGARHRGLELSADGKATDKLSFNLAYTYLDAYYTQYDNFAIEFGGTDLTFFDATDNQIPRTPRHQLNLILDYMPINELKLTTEVNAKSDYYADDLNQIKIAGHATVNLLANYTNKIGDYQYNLFARVDNVFDKFYYNTARSSGDRNEDGVFDAEDLSITVNQGRVYTAGLSVKF, from the coding sequence ATGAAAAAAAGGGTATATCTTTCAGCAATCTGCGCGCTTGCTATCAATGCCAGCGCTTTAGATATAGGAACGATTCAGGTTGAATCTTCTACTATTGAGGACAAGTTTGCCACAAAAAAAACTGAGGTGTCTACAACTACTACAATTAGCGGTGAAGAAGTTGATGAAGCGCATGCAGAAAGCGTACAGCAACTTTTGCAGTCAATTCCAGGTGTAACGACAGAGTATACTTCAGGGGATTCACTAAAAATTCACCTCAGAGGTGTAGAAAACCAAATGTATATGGGTGAAAAACCGGGTGTTGCAATCGTTATTGATGGTGTTCCGGTATTTGAGAGAACAGGAAAGGTAAATATAGACCTTGACAATGTAGAGAGCATTAAAGTCATCAAAGGGGGAGCTTCTTATCTATTTGGAGATGATGCACTCTCCGGAGCTGTTATTATCACAACAAAAAAGGGTGCAAAATACAACCACAACTATGGAGCGGTTGAATTTGGAAGTTATGGTTATAGAAAATATTTGGCAAGAACCGGCTATGCAAATGATAATTTGAGTTTTCATATTCAGGCAAGTCAAAAAAAGTCTGATGGCTACTGGGAAGATTCAGACTATGAATCAAACTATTTAAACGGTAAACTGCAATACTATATCGATGATACATCTGATCTTTCTTTTGGATTTGAGTATGCAGACAGAACAAAAGACACGCATGGAACAGTAGGCGGCGAAACAGCAGCAAGAACAAACCCTGAATCTATTTATTATGAAGATGATCAGGGCAGCAGAGACTATACAAGAGATTATGATGTTGAACTTTTAAAACTGTTTTTGACATATTCCAAAGATTTTAGCAATAATTCAAACCTGCTTGTAAATGGATATATCTATACAGACGATACAACATATATGTCTGCACCGCAAACTAGAGACAGTGATGGACTTACAGATCCTTCTTTTGATGATGAAGATTATACTTATGACAATGATTATGCACAGATACAAAGAGGTATAAAGAGTGAATACAGAAGTTCGTTTGATACATTTGCTACTCTTTTAGGTCTTGATCTGAGATTTAACGAGTATGAAAACAAATCAATTTATAGAGTAAACCAAGCATTAATAACAAGTTATAGACCATTTACTGCAATTTCTGATTATTACACAGCAGGTGATGCAAAGAGTGATGACACAACAGATGAGAATGTTTATGCTGTTTATGGTGAATACAAGCAGGAGATCACAAAAGATTTAAGTGCAACAGCAAACCTTCGATATGACCTGATTAAACTGGATTATGAAGATCATATGGACAACAAATATAAAGAGGATTTCAAAGTCTACTCCTATAGATTGGGTATGAACTATAAGATAAATGACAATCTCGATATTTACGCAAACTACTCTACAGGTTTTAGAGCACCGACAGTTACTCAGCTTTATGCAGGAAGCACCAGTGCATGGGGATATACTGAAAATAATCCAGATCTAGATCCGGAAAAATCTCATAACTATGAGATAGGTCTTAGAGCTAGAGCAAAGGGAATCGCTTATGAAGCTGCACTATTTCAAATCGATAGAAAAGATTTCATTATGAAATCTTCTGGAAATTACGGTGATTCAACTAGGACTTATACTGATATGTGGGATAATATTGGAGGTGCAAGACATAGAGGTTTAGAACTATCAGCAGATGGCAAAGCAACCGATAAACTATCGTTTAACCTGGCGTATACTTATCTTGATGCATATTACACACAATATGACAACTTCGCTATTGAATTTGGAGGGACAGACCTTACTTTTTTTGATGCAACTGACAACCAAATTCCTAGAACTCCAAGACATCAATTAAATCTTATATTAGACTATATGCCGATAAATGAGTTAAAACTAACAACAGAAGTAAATGCAAAGTCTGACTATTATGCAGATGATTTAAATCAAATCAAAATAGCTGGACACGCTACGGTAAACCTGCTTGCAAACTATACAAATAAGATAGGTGATTATCAATACAACCTTTTTGCAAGAGTAGATAATGTTTTTGATAAATTTTACTACAACACGGCAAGATCTAGCGGTGACAGAAACGAAGATGGTGTATTTGATGCGGAAGATTTATCAATCACGGTAAATCAAGGCAGAGTATATACAGCGGGATTATCTGTAAAATTTTAA
- a CDS encoding 4Fe-4S binding protein: MVNFIKRDKDDIYAKPILGFLFKNQKFLLSLKIAVSVLFVYALYFGFAHTGKDNTFTTAVFWGIFWSLFMVLTLPTFGRIFCGICPHGFMGKYITKYGLKKTMPKWMQNRFIGVLLLVFGWWGIYYMFPGLFRTPQGTAILFTVMTLIAFVIYFLYKDMSYCKYVCPIGTLTRAYAKLSFTWLGTYKSACNECRTFECATACPYNLKPFTFDNRNSMTDCTLCMDCSSACEAVSFKFKKPSFSLFSKLQPLKAEVWAYILILASISISMSFHHGIGRSNAADIMIWSKTAEFFKNYIDFGSIDTIGLFAFVYALIFTISAAIIGMFIASKILKKDFNATFYDLGYSYAPLFILGSIAHSLEVFFTKGYEHITEGFAYGFGFSLDVAPLASRGDSWLHIFGLLKWVAVIWAFIILYKRVKLLNVPKLRKIAAFPFAASLIIFFIGVNMYTGYIFKTYGKASSGHANHSSAQKRFQGTAENLKSSDTTALKKPDIKDTLYFSQTNPAIKKKTYGGGHYSRIPVKKVWPVFKDAKGKENCLGTIDAELYLLDANLNTTKIAHSKEPGCKSISFKMPDNGYYNLFYIDKKVQDDTLFVKTAKYEIMRFNHSNDAVYDKEKMAAHSIKEASFDIVRLRDDDETFYHNLYSGENIRVQVLLDGKAVEGADIALSTKTGWLKSLKTDKDGVASFMLINDYFPKWSEFDKRHKNEFLLTASYTKNVSENEGSKDYKKIRYTATYPSFYYPNSSQYSSYSYGLAAAIIAMIASGFAIFWYRSTREKPFKEVRFNEEN, from the coding sequence ATGGTAAATTTTATAAAACGCGATAAAGATGATATTTATGCAAAACCTATACTTGGTTTTTTATTTAAAAATCAAAAATTTTTATTATCGTTAAAGATAGCTGTTTCGGTGCTGTTTGTATATGCTCTTTACTTTGGATTTGCACATACAGGCAAAGATAACACATTTACTACCGCTGTTTTTTGGGGAATTTTCTGGTCTTTGTTTATGGTTCTGACTCTTCCGACATTCGGACGAATCTTTTGCGGTATCTGCCCTCACGGATTTATGGGAAAATACATCACAAAATACGGGCTTAAAAAAACCATGCCAAAATGGATGCAAAACAGATTTATAGGTGTGCTGCTGCTTGTGTTTGGCTGGTGGGGCATTTACTATATGTTTCCGGGTCTCTTTAGAACTCCTCAAGGCACTGCAATTTTATTTACGGTGATGACGCTTATCGCTTTTGTAATCTACTTTTTATACAAAGATATGAGCTACTGTAAATATGTCTGCCCTATCGGAACACTCACAAGAGCTTATGCAAAACTCTCATTTACATGGCTTGGAACCTACAAAAGTGCATGTAATGAATGCAGAACTTTTGAGTGTGCGACGGCATGTCCCTACAACCTAAAACCATTTACATTTGACAACAGAAACTCTATGACGGACTGTACACTCTGCATGGATTGCAGCAGTGCATGTGAGGCTGTGAGTTTTAAATTTAAAAAACCGTCATTTTCTCTTTTTTCAAAACTCCAACCACTTAAAGCCGAAGTTTGGGCATATATACTTATCCTCGCTTCCATATCCATCAGCATGTCGTTTCATCACGGCATAGGAAGAAGCAATGCTGCGGATATAATGATATGGTCAAAAACGGCTGAGTTTTTTAAAAATTATATAGATTTTGGTTCTATTGATACTATCGGATTATTTGCATTTGTTTATGCTCTTATTTTTACTATTTCAGCTGCGATTATAGGCATGTTTATAGCATCAAAAATTCTTAAAAAAGATTTTAACGCTACATTTTATGATTTGGGATACTCCTACGCGCCTCTCTTTATACTCGGCTCCATTGCCCATTCTCTTGAAGTGTTTTTTACAAAAGGATATGAACATATCACAGAAGGATTTGCTTATGGATTTGGATTTTCGTTAGATGTTGCACCATTGGCAAGCAGAGGAGATAGCTGGCTGCATATATTTGGTCTGCTAAAATGGGTTGCTGTTATCTGGGCATTTATAATTCTATACAAAAGAGTAAAACTTTTAAATGTACCAAAACTAAGAAAAATAGCCGCTTTTCCTTTTGCCGCCTCTTTAATCATCTTTTTTATCGGCGTCAATATGTACACGGGCTATATCTTTAAAACTTACGGCAAAGCATCAAGCGGACATGCAAATCATTCAAGTGCACAAAAACGCTTTCAGGGCACTGCTGAAAATTTAAAATCCTCAGATACTACCGCTTTAAAAAAGCCTGATATCAAAGATACTCTCTACTTTTCACAAACCAATCCCGCCATAAAGAAAAAAACTTACGGCGGGGGGCATTACAGCAGAATTCCTGTAAAAAAGGTGTGGCCTGTTTTTAAAGACGCAAAAGGCAAAGAAAACTGTTTGGGAACTATAGATGCAGAGCTTTATCTGCTTGATGCAAATCTCAATACAACAAAAATTGCACACTCTAAAGAACCGGGATGCAAATCCATAAGCTTTAAAATGCCCGATAATGGATACTACAATCTTTTTTATATAGACAAAAAAGTTCAGGATGATACGCTATTTGTAAAAACTGCAAAATATGAGATTATGAGATTTAACCATAGCAACGACGCCGTTTATGACAAAGAGAAGATGGCTGCACACTCTATAAAAGAAGCTTCTTTTGATATTGTAAGGCTTAGAGATGATGATGAAACCTTTTATCACAATCTCTACTCTGGTGAAAATATAAGAGTTCAGGTTTTGCTTGACGGTAAAGCTGTTGAAGGTGCAGATATAGCACTAAGCACAAAAACAGGGTGGCTAAAGAGTCTTAAAACAGACAAAGATGGAGTCGCATCTTTTATGCTTATAAATGATTATTTTCCCAAGTGGAGCGAATTTGACAAGAGACATAAAAATGAATTTTTGTTAACCGCTTCTTATACAAAAAATGTAAGTGAAAATGAAGGGAGTAAAGATTACAAGAAGATAAGATATACTGCAACATATCCCTCTTTCTACTATCCAAACAGCAGTCAGTACAGCTCTTACTCATACGGTCTGGCGGCAGCAATTATAGCCATGATAGCTTCAGGATTTGCTATTTTTTGGTATAGATCCACAAGAGAGAAACCATTTAAAGAGGTACGCTTTAATGAAGAAAATTAG
- a CDS encoding 2-hydroxyacyl-CoA dehydratase family protein gives MTKHTIETPKERQNRHKAMEAAILLEKIKHDFKEPPKAMDYFYDLYERVHCKHEPLHSDKAKVGTMCIQVPSEIIHALDAVPLRLCNGFYTDDEIGSDLLPSKSCPLVKATVGQFASDNFSDKPDIVISPTTCDQKAKSGAIIENMGFEVYDMEFPRTKESHESREYWRRSVRKFTKDLSENLNTKLSKQKLKDAIKKVGYAQHLYHKLNILRKNATSPILGKDMFLVTNAFFFDKIDNWIEAVEDLANECERRVKDEIAVASKRSPRIVYTGSPPIFPNLKIPLLIELSDAIIVADETCSSNRMFNDMVSVDEWFMYDMVDSIADKYLKGCTCPIFTKNDDRKRRILDLVRDYKADGVVYQAFAGCQVYEMEQRSVLEAMEKAGVPILYLESDYSPSQLGQLTTRIEAFVESLKNRKRRQ, from the coding sequence ATGACTAAACATACGATTGAAACGCCAAAAGAGAGACAAAACCGCCATAAAGCGATGGAAGCTGCAATACTGCTAGAGAAAATAAAACATGATTTTAAAGAGCCGCCAAAGGCAATGGATTATTTTTATGACCTCTATGAGAGAGTACATTGCAAACATGAGCCTCTTCACAGCGATAAAGCCAAAGTAGGAACCATGTGTATTCAGGTTCCTTCTGAGATAATCCATGCGCTTGACGCCGTTCCGCTAAGGCTTTGCAACGGTTTTTACACGGATGATGAGATAGGAAGCGACCTGCTACCGTCTAAATCATGTCCTTTGGTAAAAGCTACAGTCGGACAGTTCGCATCAGATAACTTCTCAGACAAGCCAGATATCGTTATCTCTCCTACTACATGTGATCAAAAAGCAAAATCAGGCGCGATTATAGAGAACATGGGATTTGAAGTTTATGATATGGAGTTTCCAAGAACTAAAGAGAGCCATGAGAGCAGAGAGTACTGGCGACGAAGTGTAAGAAAGTTTACAAAAGATCTTTCAGAAAATCTCAACACAAAACTCTCAAAACAAAAACTAAAAGATGCCATTAAAAAAGTGGGATATGCTCAACATCTATACCATAAACTAAATATACTAAGAAAAAATGCAACCTCCCCTATTTTGGGCAAAGATATGTTTTTAGTGACAAACGCTTTTTTCTTTGACAAGATAGATAACTGGATAGAAGCGGTGGAAGATCTTGCAAATGAGTGTGAGCGAAGAGTCAAAGATGAAATAGCCGTAGCTTCAAAAAGAAGTCCTCGCATAGTCTATACGGGTTCGCCTCCGATATTTCCAAACCTTAAAATCCCTCTTTTGATAGAGCTATCCGATGCTATTATAGTTGCGGATGAAACTTGCTCGTCAAACAGAATGTTCAATGATATGGTAAGTGTGGATGAGTGGTTTATGTACGATATGGTTGACTCAATTGCAGATAAATATCTCAAAGGGTGCACCTGCCCGATTTTTACCAAAAATGATGACAGGAAAAGAAGAATCTTAGACCTTGTGAGAGATTATAAAGCAGACGGTGTAGTTTATCAAGCATTTGCGGGATGTCAGGTATATGAGATGGAGCAGAGATCCGTTTTAGAAGCAATGGAGAAAGCCGGGGTGCCTATACTTTACCTTGAGAGCGACTACTCTCCAAGTCAATTAGGGCAGTTAACAACTAGAATTGAAGCGTTTGTAGAATCACTTAAAAATAGAAAAAGGAGACAATAG
- a CDS encoding 4Fe-4S binding protein: protein MKKIREFINKADIRKFRFWLQLFFFIIFIYGGYFAINLGNSIPVFSCGYDKEVGGMCYFLPLQHQLARPLDVLFSVASISVLIGFVTFLLWFIVFNKAWCGYACPLGTMQDWITALRKKMGIRYSTYTQPQFDKLKKIKYFMLALVILAPMGVGMGLLGGEWRTAFCEICPGRMITPLFVGDFSQWSLDFSTKSAMILTSLGLIITGLFFIGSFFKKRFFCFFCPMSAMHYIFSDAALLKLKKDGEKCTKCGDCYNVCDMQIKDIADDVTSTNILRDDCILCMKCVAACPEDDALHVDILNMKLFTSTKGGFAKRMEMDKLEKKDD from the coding sequence ATGAAGAAAATTAGAGAGTTTATCAATAAGGCAGATATTAGAAAATTTCGTTTTTGGCTGCAGCTATTCTTTTTTATCATCTTTATATACGGTGGCTATTTTGCTATAAATCTTGGAAACAGCATTCCTGTATTTTCATGCGGATATGACAAAGAAGTAGGCGGAATGTGCTATTTTCTGCCGCTTCAGCATCAGCTTGCCCGTCCTTTGGATGTGCTCTTTAGTGTGGCAAGCATTTCGGTTTTGATTGGTTTTGTAACCTTTTTACTCTGGTTTATCGTCTTTAACAAGGCATGGTGCGGCTATGCATGTCCTCTTGGGACTATGCAGGACTGGATTACCGCTTTGAGAAAAAAGATGGGTATTAGATACAGTACATATACGCAACCTCAATTTGACAAACTAAAAAAAATAAAGTATTTTATGCTCGCTTTGGTGATTTTAGCACCGATGGGTGTTGGCATGGGTCTTCTTGGGGGCGAGTGGAGAACCGCCTTTTGTGAAATTTGCCCGGGCAGAATGATTACGCCGCTTTTTGTAGGAGATTTTTCTCAATGGAGTTTAGACTTTTCAACAAAATCAGCAATGATTTTAACCTCTTTGGGTCTAATCATTACAGGTCTGTTTTTTATCGGCTCATTTTTTAAAAAAAGATTTTTCTGTTTTTTCTGTCCTATGAGTGCAATGCACTATATATTTAGCGATGCCGCGCTTTTAAAACTGAAAAAAGATGGTGAAAAATGTACAAAATGCGGTGACTGCTACAATGTCTGTGATATGCAGATAAAAGATATAGCCGATGATGTCACAAGCACAAATATACTCAGAGATGACTGCATCCTTTGCATGAAGTGTGTAGCTGCATGTCCAGAGGATGACGCCCTTCATGTTGATATTTTAAATATGAAACTATTTACATCCACAAAAGGCGGTTTTGCAAAAAGAATGGAGATGGATAAGTTGGAGAAAAAAGATGACTAA
- a CDS encoding ExbD/TolR family protein, with protein MQIKKFDSINVVPFIDIMLVLLVIVLTTATFVAKGVIPVDLPESKVAAKQDNKKNLTITIKQDGKILFDKTVVLMDDVKHKLCDYKDDTPIHINCDKNAKFDHFVILLDTLKQNNFKNLGIVTEKD; from the coding sequence ATGCAAATTAAAAAATTTGACTCAATCAATGTAGTCCCTTTTATAGACATTATGCTTGTTCTTCTTGTAATAGTTCTTACCACTGCTACTTTTGTTGCGAAGGGAGTTATTCCTGTTGATCTTCCGGAGTCAAAAGTAGCAGCAAAACAGGATAATAAAAAAAACTTAACTATTACAATTAAACAAGACGGAAAGATTTTGTTTGACAAAACAGTTGTTCTTATGGATGATGTTAAGCATAAGTTGTGTGATTACAAAGACGATACACCTATTCATATAAATTGTGATAAAAATGCAAAGTTCGATCATTTTGTTATTCTTTTAGACACTTTAAAACAAAACAATTTTAAAAACCTTGGAATAGTTACAGAAAAAGATTAA
- the exbB gene encoding TonB-system energizer ExbB, which produces MNIELVKDAVDYGIIGLLGVMSFIAFWFWIERLLFYKGIDVSHFETKEELEIALTNNINIISTFGSNAPYIGLLGTVFGIIITFYAMGQSNDLDVKIIMTSLALALKATAMGLLVAIPATVFYNHLARRIEVVLALWDIHQKKKNAN; this is translated from the coding sequence ATGAACATAGAACTGGTTAAAGATGCTGTTGATTATGGCATTATTGGGCTTCTTGGAGTGATGAGTTTTATCGCTTTTTGGTTTTGGATTGAGAGACTTCTATTTTACAAAGGGATAGATGTAAGCCATTTTGAGACAAAAGAGGAACTTGAAATTGCTCTTACAAACAATATCAATATCATCTCAACATTTGGTTCAAATGCTCCATATATCGGTCTTTTAGGTACCGTATTTGGCATAATTATCACTTTTTATGCTATGGGGCAAAGCAATGATTTGGATGTTAAGATAATTATGACATCCCTAGCTCTTGCTCTTAAAGCTACGGCGATGGGTCTTTTAGTAGCTATCCCCGCTACGGTATTTTATAACCATTTAGCTAGAAGAATCGAAGTTGTTTTAGCTCTTTGGGATATTCATCAAAAGAAAAAAAATGCAAATTAA
- a CDS encoding sulfite exporter TauE/SafE family protein — MEYTALFSIFIIGLSYGATACMFSCMPFLTPLLVSNSSGTKQAMGIILPFSLGRIFSYTLIAVVAYLSSAWVKQLLNDNSLFGFILGFSTIGMGAFLLYKSFKPASSCGHTTPLIKKPKLNKFGFFAIGATMSVNPCAPIMALLAVAANSSNIYNTIGLGLFFGLGAVMFSILFYGFIVSKVIKGFMIQFSSYRLFIERTAALLLMIVGVLVLNGVLIL; from the coding sequence ATGGAATATACAGCTTTATTTTCGATCTTTATCATAGGTCTCTCTTACGGAGCAACAGCGTGCATGTTTTCATGTATGCCATTTTTAACACCTCTGCTTGTTAGTAATTCAAGTGGTACAAAACAGGCAATGGGGATTATCCTACCATTTAGTCTAGGTAGAATATTTAGCTATACGCTTATAGCTGTTGTTGCATATCTGAGCTCTGCTTGGGTAAAGCAGCTACTGAATGACAACTCTTTATTTGGATTTATTTTAGGCTTTAGCACTATCGGGATGGGGGCATTTTTACTATACAAAAGTTTTAAACCTGCTTCTTCATGCGGACATACAACACCTCTAATAAAGAAACCTAAATTAAACAAGTTTGGTTTTTTTGCTATCGGTGCAACGATGTCAGTAAATCCATGTGCACCGATAATGGCACTTTTGGCAGTTGCGGCAAACAGCAGCAATATTTACAACACAATAGGGTTGGGACTCTTTTTCGGACTGGGAGCCGTTATGTTTTCAATCCTCTTTTATGGATTTATAGTATCAAAGGTTATTAAGGGATTTATGATTCAGTTCTCCTCGTACAGACTTTTTATAGAGCGCACGGCGGCACTTTTACTTATGATAGTAGGAGTGCTTGTGCTAAATGGTGTTTTAATACTTTGA
- the tilS gene encoding tRNA lysidine(34) synthetase TilS yields the protein MLEKRTLSQLKEKKNLLAFSGGADSTALFFLLLKEHIPFDIAIVDYGKREQSKDEVAYAKELAKTHHLMCHTFTAPKIKQNFEAKAREIRYNFFEDLIKKHNYDNLLTAHHLGDRFEWMLMQFCKGAGCAEIAGMQKEQRRDFYTLVRPLLHLDKKELLAYLHANNKIYFEDASNFDEEIKRNEFRHNYSLPLLEKYLSGIKKSFDYIDEDRAELIEEVELKSVNEFAYFKSSKNQRADIFIIDKYLKSQLYMLSANERELLKSQKTLVVGRKFVVNQDKNFIFIAPYITNESAMNSEFKEKCRALKIEPKLRPYLYKDKEAFLIVTNLLNLNS from the coding sequence ATGCTTGAAAAAAGAACACTCTCTCAACTAAAAGAGAAAAAAAATCTCCTTGCCTTTTCCGGCGGAGCAGACTCCACTGCTCTGTTTTTTCTTCTTTTAAAAGAGCATATTCCTTTTGATATTGCCATTGTTGACTACGGCAAAAGAGAGCAGAGTAAAGATGAAGTTGCATATGCAAAAGAGTTGGCAAAAACGCATCATCTTATGTGCCATACTTTTACTGCTCCAAAAATCAAGCAGAACTTTGAAGCAAAAGCACGCGAAATACGCTACAACTTTTTTGAAGATCTTATCAAAAAACACAACTACGACAATCTTCTTACCGCGCATCACCTCGGAGACAGGTTTGAGTGGATGCTTATGCAGTTTTGCAAAGGTGCGGGATGTGCGGAGATAGCGGGAATGCAAAAAGAGCAAAGAAGAGATTTTTACACACTTGTGCGCCCTTTACTGCATCTTGACAAAAAAGAGCTGCTGGCTTATCTTCATGCAAATAACAAAATCTATTTTGAAGATGCGAGCAACTTTGATGAAGAGATAAAAAGAAATGAGTTTAGACATAACTACTCTCTTCCTCTTTTGGAAAAATACCTCAGCGGAATCAAAAAAAGTTTTGATTATATAGATGAAGACAGAGCTGAACTGATTGAAGAGGTAGAGCTAAAAAGCGTAAATGAGTTTGCTTACTTTAAAAGTTCTAAAAACCAAAGAGCCGATATTTTTATAATCGACAAATATCTAAAATCACAACTTTATATGTTAAGCGCAAATGAGCGAGAGCTGCTAAAAAGCCAAAAAACTTTGGTTGTAGGAAGAAAGTTTGTTGTTAACCAAGATAAGAATTTTATATTTATCGCTCCTTATATTACAAATGAATCAGCCATGAACAGCGAATTTAAAGAGAAGTGCAGAGCTTTGAAGATAGAACCAAAACTTCGCCCATATCTCTACAAAGACAAAGAAGCTTTTCTTATAGTTACAAATCTTTTAAATTTAAATTCTTAA